A single genomic interval of Terriglobus albidus harbors:
- a CDS encoding DUF4397 domain-containing protein produces MKADVAQFFKRVAAATALAAATLGFGGCQGVTGSTSTSQVRFIDASIDAGGLDMYMGGTAVAYNVGFGTITSYIPATPATYVITADTAGTKQALATARATLANSKQYTVLVGNVAANLSATVLTDQSQPAPSGQIAIRFLDQSTAVGNIDIYMVPSGTAVTAVSSLQSDISFNTNTGYLNIPVGTYTLYIVSNGTALTTTTTTLYTGAATAYPQGSARTIVILDRQLVTTPALNVIVANDYDSATATQ; encoded by the coding sequence ATGAAAGCAGACGTTGCACAGTTCTTTAAGCGAGTCGCCGCTGCGACCGCTCTGGCCGCCGCGACGCTTGGTTTTGGTGGTTGCCAGGGTGTCACCGGCAGCACCAGCACCTCGCAGGTCCGTTTCATTGATGCCTCCATCGATGCCGGCGGTCTGGACATGTACATGGGCGGCACCGCCGTCGCCTACAACGTCGGCTTCGGCACCATTACGTCGTACATCCCGGCCACCCCGGCCACCTACGTTATTACTGCAGACACCGCCGGTACCAAGCAGGCTTTGGCCACCGCCCGCGCGACCCTGGCCAACAGCAAGCAATACACCGTCCTGGTCGGCAACGTCGCCGCCAACCTGAGTGCAACGGTGCTCACTGACCAGTCGCAGCCCGCTCCTTCGGGTCAGATCGCCATCCGCTTCCTCGACCAGTCCACTGCGGTCGGCAATATCGATATCTACATGGTTCCGTCAGGAACGGCTGTCACTGCTGTCTCGTCGTTGCAGAGCGACATCAGCTTCAACACCAACACCGGCTATCTGAACATCCCGGTCGGTACCTATACGCTTTACATCGTCAGCAACGGAACGGCGCTCACCACAACGACCACGACGCTTTACACAGGAGCAGCGACAGCTTATCCGCAGGGTTCCGCGCGCACCATCGTGATTCTCGATCGCCAGCTCGTAACCACTCCCGCGCTGAACGTGATTGTGGCCAACGACTACGACTCGGCGACCGCGACCCAGTAA
- a CDS encoding LssY C-terminal domain-containing protein: MVKLPVYLAWPLVLSTAVLAQQQEAPQQRVTAIPSMRAKQGTQPLPQRKSSYSFTLANTTWLDTGVTVAAGERLKLSAKGSFQLADGRKSGPAGVDRGWRDLLASFPMNAAPVGSLIGRVSDAGASIPFPIGEDDTVTAPTTGHLYLGVNLPDSITATGSFTVKLEFPKPEAVAPKALAATPMQDLTSMISPDTFAEVPRRVSDQQGNVGDMVNFALVGTRGQVEQAFKAAGWVQVDQSVDAAIVHGIMSTLSHEAYLQMPMSTLYLFDRPQDLSYARAEAISVVAVRHHLRVWNSGKTINDVPLWVGSATHDNGFEKDQRNGQVTHHIDPDIDIERKFILDSFDAAGVFSSAAYVLPDDPFSSGKTATGGEFHSDGRILVMMLK; encoded by the coding sequence ATGGTGAAGCTTCCCGTATATCTGGCATGGCCACTTGTTCTCTCCACCGCCGTCCTGGCGCAACAACAGGAGGCGCCGCAGCAACGCGTCACTGCGATTCCCAGCATGCGTGCCAAGCAGGGGACGCAGCCCCTTCCACAACGCAAATCTTCCTATAGCTTTACGCTCGCGAACACTACCTGGCTGGATACCGGCGTGACCGTAGCTGCAGGCGAACGCCTGAAACTGAGCGCAAAGGGGAGCTTCCAGCTCGCGGACGGGCGCAAGTCGGGTCCCGCGGGCGTCGACCGCGGATGGCGCGACCTGCTGGCGAGCTTTCCCATGAACGCCGCACCCGTGGGTTCCCTGATCGGACGTGTGAGCGATGCGGGCGCCTCTATTCCCTTTCCCATCGGCGAAGATGACACGGTCACCGCGCCCACTACCGGACATCTTTACCTTGGAGTTAACCTTCCTGACAGCATCACGGCCACGGGCAGTTTTACCGTCAAGTTGGAGTTCCCCAAGCCTGAGGCAGTCGCACCGAAGGCCCTGGCAGCGACGCCGATGCAGGACCTCACCTCGATGATCTCTCCGGATACCTTCGCCGAGGTGCCGCGCCGCGTAAGCGACCAGCAAGGCAATGTAGGCGACATGGTGAACTTCGCTCTGGTCGGTACACGTGGACAGGTAGAGCAGGCATTCAAGGCAGCCGGGTGGGTACAAGTCGATCAATCCGTCGATGCGGCCATCGTGCACGGCATCATGTCCACGTTGTCCCATGAGGCCTACCTGCAGATGCCAATGAGCACGCTGTATCTCTTCGACCGGCCACAAGATCTTTCGTATGCCCGAGCGGAGGCGATCAGCGTCGTTGCCGTACGGCACCACCTGCGTGTATGGAACAGCGGAAAGACGATCAACGACGTGCCGTTATGGGTAGGATCGGCAACACACGACAACGGCTTTGAGAAAGACCAGCGCAATGGCCAGGTGACCCACCATATCGATCCTGATATCGACATCGAGCGAAAGTTCATCCTCGACAGTTTCGATGCCGCCGGTGTGTTTTCTTCTGCGGCCTATGTGTTGCCGGATGATCCGTTTTCGAGTGGAAAGACGGCGACGGGAGGAGAGTTTCACTCCGATGGGCGGATTCTGGTGATGATGCTGAAGTAG
- a CDS encoding SpoIIE family protein phosphatase, producing MHTFSPSRPRHRSAVVQYLLLLLIAAMALGQWGNTAYRVVRGIFSAERGIRAPFGLNNGVIEGMSPFLRHAGLQVGDRVLAVNGHELTGEAVLLREFAHAHLGDTIKVEVRHPDGKQQTVSWQLITPQRRRGGGRPAGWIGPLLLLVILPLAFLLVGLWVVLAKPHDLSAWLVLGILPYFEALLSPANPQGDWTIWFSPFWNETAQMAMPICLMWFGVLFPERAGFDRRAPWIKWLLSISLLALLPFNLFHSYARLWNLSLDRTMSPWFLPTDRIESFLSILCVAYFFVLFSHKIFAEKVGADSGRRLRLLFWGSLIGLTPFGAMVIYTLVTGEDVSETFPQWLSFGIVLVLAIFPLSLAYALVVQRAMDIRLIVRQGTRYAFARYTLFGIRALLGVLFSWRLTIFFADPESHRRPVDVILIFALLLLFFGFRMVLSGRLQQEIDRRFFREAYSTEQVLSELSEQAHNFTETGPLLSTITQRISDTLHIERMAVFLRGSGDVFRLQTATGVDLTSPVLLPAHSATVNTLSREKRPAAMRIDDSSHWLLEASDTERAALSEFQTELLVPLPGRGRLIGVMALGPKRSEEPYSRMDRRLLESVASQTGLALENAELLQSLAHEAAQRERVTRDIEIAREVQERLFPQTYPKFDGVDVAGYCRPAQEIGGDYYDVMEVKRESDDGSPQPRLLGLAIGDVSGKGISAALLMASLRASLRGLTLVGSSDLGELMGHVNKLVYDGSHANRYATFFYAEYDPASRRLCYANGGHNPPVILRGDQVIALEVTGMVVGITEDAAYEQRDITLEPGDILVLFTDGISEAMDGDDEEWGECRMITAAQQERARGALTAEGLLRALYRRADEFVNGAPQHDDMTSVVMKVS from the coding sequence ATGCATACATTTTCCCCATCACGGCCCAGGCACCGCTCCGCCGTCGTGCAGTATCTGCTGCTCCTGCTCATCGCCGCCATGGCCCTGGGGCAGTGGGGAAATACTGCGTATCGCGTGGTGCGGGGTATCTTCAGCGCTGAGCGCGGCATTCGAGCTCCTTTCGGCCTCAACAACGGGGTGATCGAGGGGATGAGTCCCTTTCTTCGTCATGCGGGTCTGCAGGTCGGTGACCGTGTGCTCGCGGTCAACGGTCATGAATTGACCGGTGAGGCCGTTCTGCTGCGGGAGTTCGCCCATGCGCATCTCGGCGACACCATCAAGGTGGAGGTGCGGCACCCCGACGGCAAACAGCAGACGGTAAGCTGGCAGCTCATTACGCCGCAGCGCCGCCGTGGCGGAGGCAGGCCCGCAGGATGGATCGGTCCGCTGCTGCTGCTTGTCATCCTTCCCCTGGCCTTTCTCCTGGTGGGTCTGTGGGTCGTGCTCGCCAAACCGCATGACCTCAGCGCGTGGCTGGTCCTCGGCATCCTGCCTTACTTTGAGGCGCTGCTCTCACCGGCTAACCCGCAAGGGGACTGGACGATCTGGTTTTCCCCCTTCTGGAATGAGACCGCACAGATGGCCATGCCCATCTGCCTGATGTGGTTTGGTGTTCTCTTTCCAGAGCGTGCCGGCTTTGATCGCCGCGCTCCGTGGATCAAGTGGCTGCTGAGCATCTCTCTGCTCGCCCTGTTGCCCTTCAACCTGTTTCACAGCTATGCGCGTCTCTGGAACCTGTCGCTCGATCGCACCATGAGCCCGTGGTTTCTGCCGACTGACCGCATCGAGAGCTTTCTCAGCATCCTCTGCGTCGCTTACTTTTTCGTTCTTTTCAGCCACAAGATCTTCGCCGAAAAGGTCGGCGCCGACTCCGGCCGCCGTCTGCGCCTGCTCTTCTGGGGATCGTTGATCGGGCTTACTCCCTTTGGCGCCATGGTGATCTACACGCTTGTTACCGGCGAAGACGTGAGCGAGACCTTCCCGCAGTGGCTCAGCTTTGGCATCGTCCTGGTGCTGGCGATCTTCCCGCTCTCGCTCGCTTACGCTCTGGTCGTACAGCGCGCCATGGATATTCGCCTGATCGTCCGCCAGGGCACCAGGTACGCCTTCGCGCGCTACACCCTCTTCGGTATTCGGGCTCTGCTCGGCGTTCTCTTCTCGTGGCGGCTTACGATCTTCTTCGCCGATCCGGAATCTCATCGCAGACCGGTCGACGTTATCCTCATCTTCGCTCTGCTCCTCCTCTTCTTCGGCTTCCGCATGGTCCTCTCCGGACGGCTGCAGCAGGAGATCGACCGCCGTTTCTTTCGCGAAGCGTATTCCACCGAACAGGTGCTGAGCGAGCTGTCAGAGCAGGCGCATAACTTCACCGAGACCGGTCCTCTGCTCAGCACCATTACCCAGCGCATCAGCGACACGCTGCACATCGAACGGATGGCTGTCTTCCTGCGCGGCAGCGGCGATGTCTTCCGCCTGCAGACGGCCACCGGAGTCGACTTGACCTCGCCTGTTCTGTTGCCGGCGCATTCGGCGACCGTCAACACACTCTCCCGTGAGAAGCGGCCCGCGGCGATGCGCATTGACGACAGCTCCCACTGGCTGCTCGAGGCCAGCGACACAGAGCGTGCCGCACTCAGCGAGTTCCAGACTGAGCTTCTGGTTCCGCTGCCAGGCCGTGGACGCTTGATCGGCGTCATGGCGCTCGGCCCGAAACGCAGCGAAGAGCCCTACTCCCGCATGGATCGCCGTCTGCTTGAGAGCGTCGCCTCGCAGACCGGCCTCGCGCTTGAGAATGCAGAGTTGCTCCAGTCTCTTGCCCACGAAGCTGCGCAGCGCGAGCGTGTCACCCGCGACATCGAGATCGCACGCGAGGTGCAGGAACGTCTCTTCCCGCAGACCTATCCGAAGTTCGATGGCGTCGATGTTGCCGGCTACTGTCGCCCGGCGCAGGAGATCGGCGGCGACTACTACGACGTGATGGAGGTGAAGCGCGAGAGCGACGATGGCTCACCGCAGCCGCGTCTGCTCGGCCTGGCCATCGGAGACGTCTCCGGCAAAGGCATCTCCGCGGCCTTGCTGATGGCGAGTCTCCGCGCCAGCCTGCGCGGCCTTACGCTGGTCGGCTCTTCCGATCTCGGCGAGCTGATGGGTCACGTCAACAAGCTTGTCTACGACGGCAGCCACGCCAACCGCTACGCCACCTTCTTCTACGCCGAATACGATCCCGCAAGCCGCCGCCTCTGCTATGCCAACGGTGGGCATAATCCACCAGTGATCCTGCGCGGCGATCAGGTGATCGCGCTCGAAGTCACTGGTATGGTCGTTGGTATTACTGAAGACGCAGCCTACGAGCAGCGCGACATTACTCTAGAGCCCGGCGACATCCTGGTGCTCTTCACCGACGGCATCTCCGAAGCTATGGACGGCGACGACGAAGAGTGGGGCGAGTGCCGCATGATCACCGCCGCCCAACAGGAACGCGCCCGCGGAGCACTTACGGCCGAAGGCCTGCTACGCGCTCTCTATCGCCGCGCCGATGAGTTCGTCAACGGCGCTCCGCAGCATGACGACATGACGTCGGTGGTGATGAAGGTCAGCTAA
- a CDS encoding ComEA family DNA-binding protein gives MISPRKLLPYLLALGLSAFVCLTDAALPPVQAQQIDVDGTETVPAKLDINTATPEQLKSLGLGENYVRRVIAGRPYTAKNQLVSRGVLPQDAYEPIKERLVAHHSS, from the coding sequence ATGATTTCTCCCCGGAAACTGCTGCCATATCTGTTGGCGCTCGGGCTCTCTGCCTTTGTCTGCCTCACTGATGCCGCCCTACCCCCTGTACAGGCTCAGCAGATTGACGTCGATGGAACCGAGACTGTTCCCGCAAAGCTGGATATCAATACGGCAACCCCTGAACAGCTCAAATCGCTGGGACTGGGCGAGAACTATGTTCGCCGCGTCATCGCGGGCCGCCCTTACACGGCGAAGAATCAGCTCGTGAGCCGGGGTGTTCTGCCGCAGGATGCGTACGAGCCGATCAAAGAGCGCCTGGTAGCGCATCACTCCAGCTAG
- a CDS encoding ComEA family DNA-binding protein, with protein MSKFHRIALLLVLIPLLYSPAASAQAAKPAKPAAATAPAKPAAAASTSSLIDINSATADQLQAIPGIGDVYSKKIIDGRPYANKTQLVSKNILPQGVYDKVKDKIIAKQAKK; from the coding sequence ATGTCGAAGTTTCATCGCATCGCGTTGTTGCTGGTACTAATCCCTCTGTTGTATTCCCCCGCTGCGTCGGCGCAGGCTGCTAAGCCTGCTAAACCCGCTGCCGCGACAGCCCCGGCTAAGCCGGCCGCAGCCGCTTCCACCTCCAGCCTGATCGATATCAACAGCGCAACCGCCGATCAGCTCCAGGCCATTCCAGGTATCGGCGATGTCTACTCCAAAAAAATCATCGACGGCCGCCCTTACGCCAACAAGACACAGCTTGTCAGCAAAAACATCCTTCCGCAGGGCGTCTATGACAAGGTGAAGGACAAGATCATCGCCAAGCAGGCGAAGAAGTAA
- a CDS encoding IS110 family transposase, with protein sequence MQIVGCDFHPQWQQVSFLDQETGEYREAKLVNGDGEAERFYRSLSPGALVGIESCGNAQWFIDLLSSLGHTVWVGDAAKIRASYVRKQKTDRRDADHILKLLVEDRFPRLWTPSAKQRDLRQLLIHRHKLVEIRTRVKNGLQHLAMNRGVQKQSRLWSVRGRAELEKLPLEGWSARRREDLLELMKGLDRQVKELDEAVVQAAREDAKAELLMSQPGVGPITAMAFVLTIGDVSRFEYSGKVASYLGLIPSEYTSGGKRKLGAISKQGNRFMRQLLVEAAQTACRLDEGFRKQYQARCHHKPKAVAKVAAARRLAVRLYWMLRLNKRYPEIAHIESSSGVPLAIHGRDVE encoded by the coding sequence ATGCAGATTGTAGGTTGTGATTTCCATCCGCAGTGGCAGCAGGTTTCATTTTTAGATCAGGAGACTGGCGAGTACCGGGAAGCGAAGCTGGTCAATGGGGACGGGGAGGCGGAGCGGTTCTACCGGTCGTTGTCTCCAGGAGCGCTTGTAGGGATCGAGTCGTGCGGCAACGCGCAGTGGTTTATTGATCTTCTAAGCAGTCTGGGTCACACGGTGTGGGTCGGAGATGCGGCGAAGATCCGAGCCAGCTATGTACGGAAGCAGAAGACGGACCGCCGGGATGCGGACCATATCCTGAAGCTGCTGGTGGAGGACCGGTTTCCGCGGTTGTGGACACCTTCAGCCAAGCAGCGGGATCTTCGTCAGCTGCTGATCCACCGACACAAGCTGGTGGAGATCCGGACCCGGGTGAAGAACGGGCTGCAGCACCTGGCGATGAACCGTGGCGTACAGAAGCAGTCGCGGCTGTGGAGCGTTCGGGGGAGGGCTGAGTTGGAAAAGCTTCCCCTGGAGGGCTGGAGTGCTCGTCGACGGGAGGATCTGTTGGAACTGATGAAGGGTCTGGACCGGCAGGTCAAGGAGCTGGATGAGGCAGTCGTACAAGCGGCCAGGGAGGATGCGAAGGCGGAGCTGTTGATGAGCCAGCCGGGAGTCGGCCCGATCACGGCGATGGCCTTCGTACTGACGATCGGCGATGTGAGCCGGTTCGAGTACAGCGGGAAGGTCGCCAGCTATCTGGGCCTGATCCCCAGCGAATACACCTCGGGCGGCAAGCGCAAACTGGGAGCCATCAGCAAGCAGGGCAACCGGTTCATGCGCCAGTTGCTGGTGGAAGCAGCACAGACGGCCTGCCGGCTGGATGAAGGATTTCGAAAGCAGTATCAGGCTCGCTGCCACCACAAGCCGAAAGCAGTGGCCAAGGTGGCGGCAGCAAGGAGGTTAGCAGTGCGGCTCTACTGGATGCTCAGGCTGAACAAACGCTATCCAGAGATCGCCCATATCGAGAGCAGTTCGGGGGTGCCCCTGGCCATCCATGGTCGTGACGTTGAGTGA
- a CDS encoding glutaminyl-peptide cyclotransferase has product MSSQTIRSLLCFCIGLLWVLPLAAAPVVGYRIIATYPHATDNYTEGLFYRDGMFYEGTGREGDSRLVVTDPATGKVLQQTTTLPSQFFGEGIVDWGANLYQWTWQTHAGFVYDRFSLQPIRRFTYEGEGWGMTRSSQEIITSDGSAKLSFRDPITFKVRRTITVRDGGRPVTQLNELEFIKGAIYANVWHSDRIARISPATGRVLGWIDLTGILPADQRRDSESVLNGIAYDAKQNRIFVTGKNWPKIFEIQAVPRITTTGAKH; this is encoded by the coding sequence ATGAGTAGTCAGACAATTCGGTCGCTTCTCTGCTTCTGTATTGGGCTGTTGTGGGTTCTTCCTTTGGCTGCGGCGCCGGTAGTGGGATATCGAATAATTGCGACGTATCCGCACGCAACGGACAACTACACCGAGGGCCTCTTCTACCGGGACGGCATGTTCTATGAGGGCACGGGGCGTGAGGGCGACTCACGCCTTGTCGTGACCGATCCCGCAACCGGCAAGGTGTTGCAGCAGACCACCACCCTGCCGTCGCAGTTTTTCGGAGAAGGCATCGTCGACTGGGGTGCGAACCTCTACCAGTGGACTTGGCAGACACACGCCGGCTTCGTCTATGACCGCTTTTCCCTGCAGCCGATCCGGCGGTTCACCTACGAGGGCGAGGGCTGGGGGATGACCCGCTCCTCGCAAGAGATCATCACCAGCGATGGCTCAGCAAAACTATCGTTTCGCGATCCCATAACCTTCAAGGTGCGGCGGACGATCACAGTGCGCGACGGCGGCCGACCGGTGACACAACTCAATGAGCTGGAGTTTATTAAAGGTGCGATCTATGCGAACGTCTGGCATTCGGACCGCATCGCCCGCATCTCGCCCGCGACCGGCCGGGTTCTTGGCTGGATCGACCTGACCGGCATTCTGCCGGCGGATCAACGGCGGGATAGCGAGTCCGTCCTGAACGGGATTGCCTACGACGCGAAACAGAACCGCATCTTTGTGACCGGCAAAAACTGGCCAAAGATCTTCGAGATTCAAGCCGTCCCCAGAATCACTACGACCGGCGCAAAACACTGA
- the hisI gene encoding phosphoribosyl-AMP cyclohydrolase has protein sequence MAEPIQLDFAKENGLVPGIVQDANTGQVLMLGFLNETSYQKTLESGFVTFWSRTRQKLWMKGETSGNRLRIVSISTDCDSDALLFKVTVDGDGLVCHEGTVSCFTKPIQQETK, from the coding sequence ATGGCAGAACCTATACAGCTCGACTTCGCAAAAGAAAACGGACTCGTCCCCGGCATTGTGCAGGACGCGAACACCGGCCAGGTGCTGATGCTTGGCTTTTTGAATGAGACCAGCTATCAGAAGACGCTGGAGAGCGGCTTCGTCACCTTCTGGTCGCGCACGCGGCAGAAGCTGTGGATGAAGGGCGAGACCAGCGGCAACCGCCTGCGTATTGTGTCGATCTCGACCGATTGCGACAGCGATGCGCTGCTCTTCAAGGTAACCGTCGACGGCGACGGCCTGGTGTGCCACGAAGGCACTGTAAGCTGCTTCACCAAACCGATTCAGCAGGAGACGAAGTAA
- the hisG gene encoding ATP phosphoribosyltransferase — translation MANKLKLGIPKGSLQDATIALFQRAGWEIYASGRSYFPTINDGDIECMLVRAQEMARYVEHGALDAGLTGNDWVLENLSDVERVTSLTYSKQSRQKVKWVLAVPEDSPFQKPEDLAGKIIATELVEFTKRYFAEKNIPVKVEFSWGATEVKPPMLADAIVEVTETGSSLRANRLRIIETLMESETQLIANKTAWQNDWKREKIQNISLMLNGAMAAQTQVGLMLNVKNESLKDVLAVLPALNSPTISHLSNSEWVAVNTILDESTVREVIPKLKAAGGTGIVEYPLSKVVL, via the coding sequence ATGGCGAACAAACTGAAGCTTGGCATTCCGAAGGGCAGCCTGCAGGACGCAACCATTGCGCTGTTCCAGCGCGCGGGCTGGGAGATCTACGCGAGCGGCCGCTCCTACTTCCCCACCATCAACGACGGCGACATCGAATGCATGCTGGTACGCGCGCAGGAGATGGCCCGCTACGTAGAACACGGCGCCCTCGACGCCGGCCTGACCGGCAATGACTGGGTCCTGGAGAACCTGTCGGACGTGGAGCGCGTCACCTCGCTGACCTACTCCAAGCAGAGCCGCCAGAAGGTGAAGTGGGTACTCGCGGTTCCGGAAGATTCGCCCTTCCAGAAGCCCGAGGACCTGGCCGGAAAGATCATCGCCACGGAGCTGGTGGAGTTCACCAAGCGCTACTTCGCCGAGAAGAACATCCCGGTCAAGGTGGAGTTCAGTTGGGGCGCTACCGAGGTAAAGCCCCCGATGCTGGCTGATGCGATCGTCGAAGTGACCGAGACCGGCAGCTCGCTACGCGCCAACCGTCTGCGCATCATCGAGACCCTGATGGAGAGCGAGACCCAGCTCATCGCCAACAAGACCGCCTGGCAGAATGACTGGAAGCGCGAAAAGATCCAGAACATCAGCCTGATGCTCAACGGCGCCATGGCCGCACAGACACAGGTCGGCCTGATGCTGAACGTAAAGAACGAGAGCCTGAAGGATGTGCTGGCGGTGCTGCCGGCGCTGAACTCGCCGACCATCTCGCACCTGTCGAACTCGGAGTGGGTGGCTGTAAACACCATCCTGGATGAGTCGACCGTGCGCGAGGTGATTCCCAAGCTCAAGGCCGCGGGTGGCACCGGCATCGTCGAATATCCGCTGAGCAAGGTGGTCCTGTAA
- the hisD gene encoding histidinol dehydrogenase produces MKLIRTFGKSAAEATAVIQEIAARGATSTASVAPAVKKIVTDVKRKGDKAVREYAEQFDGLQPEQDILVDPSEMEAAWNALPKHLKAAMKEAAANIHAFAEAQMPEEWIIEPATGVRTGQVVRPLDAVGCYVPGGRYPLPSTLLMTTLPAQVAGVERIVVCSPKPGQETLAAAHLCGVSEFYRVGGAQAIAMMAYGTDSTPPVTRIVGPGNLYVTAAKQLVSQDCGIDMPAGPTEIVVTSDLGDALGIATDLVAQAEHDPETLAIFITTNELLAKEVQKQAKALARKNKLAKQSLEARGTIFICETPMEAQALTNLLAPEHLTIDRPEDLQWVRNAGSVFIGPQSPQSMGDYVSGPNHVLPTGRTGRLRGGLSVMDFVKLITVQQYTSRGLAKLGPHAIAMAEAEGLVGHAESVRVRLKP; encoded by the coding sequence ATGAAGCTGATCCGCACCTTCGGCAAATCGGCGGCTGAGGCAACGGCAGTTATCCAGGAGATCGCGGCGCGTGGAGCAACCTCCACCGCCTCGGTCGCTCCCGCGGTGAAGAAGATCGTCACCGATGTGAAGCGCAAGGGCGACAAGGCCGTGCGCGAGTATGCGGAGCAGTTCGACGGCCTGCAGCCGGAGCAGGACATCCTGGTCGATCCCTCCGAGATGGAAGCCGCTTGGAACGCCCTGCCGAAGCATCTGAAGGCCGCGATGAAAGAGGCCGCGGCCAACATCCACGCCTTCGCCGAGGCGCAGATGCCCGAGGAGTGGATCATTGAACCCGCAACGGGTGTACGCACCGGACAGGTCGTACGCCCGCTTGACGCTGTAGGCTGCTATGTTCCCGGCGGCCGCTATCCCCTGCCCTCGACGCTGCTGATGACCACGCTGCCGGCGCAGGTCGCAGGCGTGGAGCGCATCGTTGTCTGTTCTCCTAAGCCCGGGCAGGAGACGCTGGCGGCAGCCCACCTGTGCGGCGTAAGTGAGTTCTACCGTGTGGGCGGAGCGCAGGCGATTGCCATGATGGCCTACGGCACCGACTCCACGCCGCCGGTCACGCGTATCGTCGGTCCTGGCAACCTGTACGTCACCGCGGCGAAGCAGCTTGTCTCGCAGGACTGCGGCATCGATATGCCTGCCGGCCCGACGGAGATTGTAGTGACCAGCGACCTGGGCGACGCCCTTGGCATTGCCACCGATCTGGTAGCGCAGGCCGAGCACGATCCGGAGACGCTGGCGATCTTCATCACCACCAATGAGCTGCTGGCCAAAGAGGTACAGAAGCAGGCCAAGGCTCTGGCGCGGAAGAACAAGCTGGCCAAGCAGTCGCTGGAGGCGCGCGGCACCATCTTTATCTGCGAGACGCCGATGGAAGCCCAGGCGCTGACCAACCTGCTGGCTCCGGAGCACCTGACGATCGACCGGCCCGAGGATCTGCAGTGGGTCCGCAACGCCGGGTCAGTCTTCATCGGCCCGCAGTCGCCGCAGTCGATGGGCGACTACGTCTCCGGTCCAAATCATGTGCTGCCAACAGGCCGCACCGGCAGGCTGCGCGGCGGGCTTTCCGTCATGGACTTCGTCAAGCTGATCACCGTACAGCAATACACCTCCAGGGGATTGGCTAAGCTGGGACCGCATGCCATTGCGATGGCCGAGGCCGAGGGCCTAGTGGGTCATGCCGAAAGTGTCCGTGTGAGGTTGAAGCCATGA
- a CDS encoding pyridoxal phosphate-dependent aminotransferase, whose amino-acid sequence MSAALKSQVKPRKAIDEMPEYHPPLAGRNALRLDFNENTFAPSPKVLERIRSLSAESFTIYPEREPVERKLAKHLKLPPNQVLLTNAVDEAIHLVTFTFLNEGDEAVVAVPSFFMYDVNVLAMGAKLHRIQADKTLAFPYERFVAAINEKTRLIILCSPNNPTGATMTREQIRNIANLAPWAAVLVDEAYYHFFGETILDELASLPNVIVARTFSKAYGLANLRAGALIASTELMTHLRKAASPYNVNGVALAALEASLDDDVYLDWYADQIRLGRDRMAKGLDELGVPYYPSHANFILMRIGPRHKQFVADARAHGVLLRDRSNDPGLSGCVRITIGPNDHVERGLAALKLAIHAMNWTPAEAGLSKGTSGEEHEYE is encoded by the coding sequence ATGAGCGCAGCACTCAAGTCGCAGGTAAAGCCGCGTAAAGCCATCGACGAGATGCCGGAGTATCATCCGCCGCTGGCTGGACGCAACGCGTTACGCCTGGACTTCAACGAGAACACCTTCGCGCCGTCACCAAAGGTGCTGGAACGTATCCGCTCGCTCTCGGCAGAAAGCTTCACCATCTATCCCGAGCGCGAGCCGGTAGAGCGCAAGCTTGCGAAGCACCTCAAGCTGCCCCCGAACCAGGTGCTGCTAACCAACGCTGTTGATGAGGCCATTCACCTTGTGACCTTCACCTTCTTGAACGAAGGCGATGAGGCGGTGGTCGCGGTGCCCAGCTTCTTCATGTACGACGTCAATGTGCTGGCCATGGGCGCGAAGCTGCATCGCATTCAGGCCGATAAGACGCTGGCCTTTCCGTATGAGCGGTTTGTCGCCGCCATTAATGAGAAGACCAGGCTCATCATTCTGTGCTCGCCGAACAATCCGACGGGCGCGACGATGACAAGGGAGCAGATCCGCAACATCGCGAACCTCGCGCCTTGGGCCGCGGTGCTAGTGGATGAGGCCTACTACCACTTCTTCGGCGAGACCATTCTGGACGAGCTCGCTTCGCTGCCGAACGTGATCGTCGCGCGCACCTTCTCGAAGGCTTATGGCCTGGCAAATCTGCGCGCCGGGGCTCTGATTGCCTCCACCGAACTGATGACGCATCTGCGCAAGGCAGCCTCGCCGTACAACGTGAACGGTGTAGCGCTGGCGGCGCTGGAGGCCTCGCTCGACGACGATGTGTATCTCGACTGGTATGCGGACCAGATCCGCCTTGGCCGCGACCGCATGGCCAAAGGTCTGGATGAGCTGGGGGTTCCGTACTACCCCTCGCACGCGAACTTTATCCTGATGCGGATTGGACCGCGCCACAAGCAGTTTGTCGCCGACGCGCGGGCACATGGTGTGTTGCTGCGTGACCGCTCGAACGATCCCGGACTGTCAGGATGTGTGCGCATCACCATCGGCCCGAACGATCATGTAGAACGTGGCCTGGCTGCGCTGAAACTGGCGATCCACGCCATGAACTGGACGCCGGCCGAGGCCGGCCTGAGCAAAGGAACAAGCGGAGAAGAACATGAGTACGAGTAA